The Rubrobacter naiadicus DNA segment GGAGCCTTCGTCGGGTTCATGCAGCCGGATCTGAAGGCGCTCGTCTCCTACTCGTCGCTGGCGACGCTCGGGTTCATCCTGCTCGGGGCTTCCGCGGTGAACACCGTGGGATACAACGGAGCGGTGCTGCAGCAGTTCACCCACGGGCTCTACTCGGCGCTTTTGTTCGTGGTGGTGGGGATCTTCCAGGCGCGCACCGGCACCCGCGAGATCTCCCAGCTCGGAGGGCTTGTGGGAAGGATGCCGTGGGCCGCGTCACTCTTCGCGATAGGTTCGCTGGCCGCCATGGGACTGCCGGGGCTTGCGGTCTTCTCCTCGGAGTTCATGACGCTCCTCGGTGGGTACGACGCGCATCCCGTACAGGCCGTCCTCGCGGCGCTCGGGATCGTCACGGGGGCCTTCTACTTCCTGTACATGCTCGCGCGGGTGATCTTCGGCCCCATAAAGAACCCGGCGTACGAGGCGATACAGGATGCCACGCCGCTCGAGATGACGGCCATCTTCCCGCTGGCCGCGTTGCTGGTCCTGATCGGGTTCTTCCCCGGGCTGCTGGTGGTGGTTCAGCATCATGCGGTCCAGAGCGTGCTGACTGTCATAGGAGGTGGCTAGCGTGCCCTACTCTGCAGAGTCCCTCGTTGCGCTCTTGCCCGAGATCATCGGGGCTGTTTTCCTGCTGGTGGTCCTGATGGTGGGCGTCTTCCTGCCGGGCTCGGTGCGCGTGGTCGGAGGGCTCGCGGCCGCCGGCGCCGCGGCGGTCTTCGCGGCGGCCACGTGGATGTTCGCGAGCGGGTTCCACGGGACGTTCTTCGGCGGCGGGTACGTGGTCGACGGGTTCGCGCTCTACTTCGAGCTGCTCGTCGCCGGGTGCGCGTTTTTCACCGTCGTGGCCTGTTTGGGCTGGGCCCGGAGTGCGGGGGATGCGACGGAGTATCTGGTGCTCATCCTCTCGGTGATGCTGGGGGCGACGCTCCTGGTCTCGATGCGGGACCTCTTCGGCGTCTTCCTCGCGCTCGAGCTCTCCACGATCCCCTCCTACGCCCTCGTGGCGTTCGACCGTCGCAGGAGGGAGAGCCCCGAGGGGGCGATGAAGTACATCATAACCGGGGCGGTGGCCTCCTCCGTGCTGCTCTACGGGATCGTCCTGATCTACGGTACGACCGGATCCGCCTCGCTGCCCGACGTCGCGAAGACTTTCTCCGGGCCGCAACAGCCGGCGGCGCTGCTCGGGCTTCTGCTGCTCATCAGCGGCTTCGCCTTCAAGGTCTCCGCCGCGCCGTTCCATTTCTGGACCCCGGACGCCTACCAGGGGGCGCCGGCGACGGCGGCGGCCTTCCTCTCGGTTGCCCCGAAGATGGCCACCTTCGCCGTCTTCCTCCGGGTGCTGACCGAGGGGGCCCCCGGGGAGGCTCCCGTCTGGACGGCGGTGCTGGCGGTGATCGCGATCGTGACGATGTTCGCCGGGAACCTGCCGGCTTTGCGCCAGACGAACGTCCGCAGGATGCTCGCCTACAGCTCTGTCGCACACTCGGGGTACGTGCTCACCGCGTTCGCGGCCTGGCAGGGGAACGCCAGGGCGGAGGCCGTGCAGGCGGTGATGATCTACGCTGCCGCCTACGCGGTGATGAACCTCGGGGCTTTTCTCGTGGTGGATATCGTCGGGGAGGAAGCGAAGAGCTTCAACGGCCTCGTGAGGACCCGGCCGGGGCTGGCGGCGAGCATGTTCGTGTTCATGGCCGCTCTGGTCGGGATACCGCCGCTCTCGGGGTTCTGGGGCAAGCTGTGGGTCATCCTCTCCGGTGCCGGCTCGGGGTCCGTGCTGACCTACGTGACGGTTGGGGCCCTGGTGGTGAGCACGGTGATCTCCGTTCCGTACTATTTCGGGATAGTCAGGGGGATGTTGCTCGAGGAGCCGGTCTCCTCCGAGGTGGTGAAGAAAGGTGAGCCGGCGGGCCTGCGCCTCGCCGTACACACGCTCGCCTTCCTCACGTTCGTCTTCTTCGTGGGCATAGCACCCCTCTCGGCGGTGGCCAGGGCCGCCGGTATGTTGTAAGCTGCATCATCATGCAGGCAGTAGTACTGGTTGGAGGGCTGGGGACGCGTCTGCGTCCCATCACATATGACATCCCCAAGGCACTCGTGCCGCTGCGCAACGAGCCCTTCATGGGGTACATGGTCGACTTTCTGCGCTCCGGCGGGATAGACGGAGCGGTGCTCTCGCTCGGGTATCTGCCGGACCCGATCCAGGAGTACTTCGCCGGACGGGAGGATCTGAAGGACTTCCGTGTGGACTACGCGGTGGAGAAGCGGCCGCTCGGGACGGCGGGGGGACTCAAGAACGCCGAGCAGTACCTCGACGGGGGGACCATCGTGGCGGTAAACGGGGACGTTCTCTCCGGGCTGAACCTCAGGGAGGCCATAGAGGCCCACAGGAGCACGGACGCCCTCGCCACGATCACGCTCACGACCGTCGAGGATCCTTCGGCCTACGGGCTCGTCGAGGTGGACCACGAGATGCTCGTCCGGCGTTTCATCGAGAAGCCGGCCTACGACGAGATCACGACCAACCTGGTGAACGCCGGAATCTACGTGCTCGAGCCGGAGGTCTTCCGGATGATCCCGCGTGGCCGGGAGGTCTCCATAGAGCGGGAGATCTTCCCCCGGCTGCAGGAGCAGGGGAGGCTGCGGGCGTACGTCTCGAGTGCTTACTGGAAGGACATCGGGACGCCGAGGAGCTACCTCGCGGCCTCCTACGACGTGCTCTCCGGTGCGGTCGGGGCTGACGACGGCTTCGCATACCTGGACGTGGACGAGTCGGTGCAGCTCGCGAAGAACGTGAAGCTCTTGCCTCCGGTCTCGATCGCACCCGGCTGCAAGGTCGGGAGGGGGGCGACCATCGGTGGAAGGAGCGCCATCGGCGAAGGATGCAGGATCGGCAGCGGGGCCGTCGTGGAGGGGAGCATCCTCCTGGCGGGAGCTGAGGTGGAGCCCGGTGCCGTCGTGCGGGGTTCGATAATCGGCCCCGGTGCGCGGGTGTGCCGACAGGCGATAGTGCGCGGGCTCTCGGTCCTCGGGGCCAACTCGGTCGTCGGGGAGGGGAACGTCCTGGATCAGGGGATAAGGATAAACCCCGGCGTGGTGCTCCCCCCGAAGAGCATAAGCTTCTGAATCGCTATCCTGGATGAGATGGGAGGGTTCGAGCCCTACCTGCAGGCCCTGGCGGATCTCTTCTACCCGCAGCGCTGTGTCGGGTGCGGTGAGCGGGCCAGGGACGTCCTCTGCCGCGGGTGCTTCGAGCGGCTCCCCCTGATCTCGGGGCCTCTGTGCGAGCGA contains these protein-coding regions:
- a CDS encoding NADH-quinone oxidoreductase subunit N translates to MPYSAESLVALLPEIIGAVFLLVVLMVGVFLPGSVRVVGGLAAAGAAAVFAAATWMFASGFHGTFFGGGYVVDGFALYFELLVAGCAFFTVVACLGWARSAGDATEYLVLILSVMLGATLLVSMRDLFGVFLALELSTIPSYALVAFDRRRRESPEGAMKYIITGAVASSVLLYGIVLIYGTTGSASLPDVAKTFSGPQQPAALLGLLLLISGFAFKVSAAPFHFWTPDAYQGAPATAAAFLSVAPKMATFAVFLRVLTEGAPGEAPVWTAVLAVIAIVTMFAGNLPALRQTNVRRMLAYSSVAHSGYVLTAFAAWQGNARAEAVQAVMIYAAAYAVMNLGAFLVVDIVGEEAKSFNGLVRTRPGLAASMFVFMAALVGIPPLSGFWGKLWVILSGAGSGSVLTYVTVGALVVSTVISVPYYFGIVRGMLLEEPVSSEVVKKGEPAGLRLAVHTLAFLTFVFFVGIAPLSAVARAAGML
- a CDS encoding nucleotidyltransferase family protein, which translates into the protein MQAVVLVGGLGTRLRPITYDIPKALVPLRNEPFMGYMVDFLRSGGIDGAVLSLGYLPDPIQEYFAGREDLKDFRVDYAVEKRPLGTAGGLKNAEQYLDGGTIVAVNGDVLSGLNLREAIEAHRSTDALATITLTTVEDPSAYGLVEVDHEMLVRRFIEKPAYDEITTNLVNAGIYVLEPEVFRMIPRGREVSIEREIFPRLQEQGRLRAYVSSAYWKDIGTPRSYLAASYDVLSGAVGADDGFAYLDVDESVQLAKNVKLLPPVSIAPGCKVGRGATIGGRSAIGEGCRIGSGAVVEGSILLAGAEVEPGAVVRGSIIGPGARVCRQAIVRGLSVLGANSVVGEGNVLDQGIRINPGVVLPPKSISF